From a single Salmo salar chromosome ssa22, Ssal_v3.1, whole genome shotgun sequence genomic region:
- the LOC106582765 gene encoding GDH/6PGL endoplasmic bifunctional protein, with the protein MWKVVWATLLLLATVCAQRGYAKETKGAQKVGHVSVVIVGGTGDLAKKYLWQGFFHLYASQVSSGYSFSFYGGGLLPKDKATPFLFEALKAVVCPRELSVERCALVKEQFLKLAEYRQLKTSEDYQALGKHLTEQLRQEGIVEAGRLFYLSVPAFAYAVIAERINNSCRPTDGAWLRVVLEKPFGHDFSSAQLLSTQLGTSLKDEEMYRIDHYLGKQVVSKILPFRRENSKHLDPIWNRHHIERVEIVLKETLDARGRIPFYDQYGVIRDVIQNHLTEVMTLLTMRLPDNLSDVKEVLRNKLKIFSALQHLDRNCATIGQYQNYNLEVQEELNKTKEYYSLTPTFAGIMVHIDIAQYEKMPIILTSGKMLDERLGYARILFKNDIFCVQSHNSVHCKPKQIVFYFGHGTLQYPAILVSKNLFKPDLMDTEWKEVTEHKDVSVLGMPISDYYVLTPTVQREAYAELILHIFQGRKDSFISTENLLASWGFWTPLLHGLAKTSPRLYPGGEDNGNMLDFKLLGREVTFANEAVVMITQDHMGGSGAESFQVMQGKYRSAEMVSAWPEELIVRLATDLQAAAEKAVREEGRFHLALSGGSSPLALFQRLARHHYSFPWRDTHVWMVDERCVPLTELDSNFRTLHDHLLQHVKMPYFNIHPMPVQMNQRLCVEEDSGALLYERDINQLVNASSFHFVLLGVGYDGHTASLFPGSKLDAHGDSLVALTESPAKPHQRMSLTLRAINQAQKVGVLVMGKSKHELVTQLSRVKDNPNKWPITGIWPTRGRLVWYIDYDALLG; encoded by the exons ATGTGGAAAGTTGTGTGGGCAACACTGCTGCTCCTGGCCACTGTGTGTGCCCAGAGAGGCTATGCCAAGGAGACCAAGGGAGCACAGAAGGTGGGGCATGTGTCAGTGGTCATAGTGGGAGGTACAGGTGACTTGGCTAAGAAGTACCTGTGGCAGGGCTTCTTCCATCTGTACGCTAGCCAAGTGAGTAGCGGCTACAGTTTCTCCTTTTATGGCGGAGGCCTGTTGCCCAAAGATAAGGCCACGCCGTTCCTGTTTGAGGCGCTAAAGGCAGTGGTCTGTCCTCGGGAGCTGTCTGTGGAGCGCTGTGCCCTGGTGAAGGAGCAGTTTCTGAAGTTGGCAGAGTATAGGCAGCTGAAGACTTCAGAGGACTACCAGGCCCTGGGCAAACACCTGACAGAGCAGCTGAGGCAGGAGGGCATAGTGGAGGCAGGCAGGCTGTTCTACCTGTCAGTGCCAGCCTTCGCTTATGCGGTCATTGCAGAAAGGATCAACAACAGCTGCAGACCGACCGACGGGGCGTGGTTGAGGGTGGTGCTGGAGAAGCCGTTTGGCCATGATTTCAGTAGTGCCCAACTACTGTCCACTCAACTGGGTACCTCCCTCAAGGATGAGGAGATGTACAGGATCGACCACTATTTAGGGAAGCAG GTTGTCTCGAAGATTTTGCCATTCAGAAGGGAGAACAGTAAGCACCTGGATCCTATCTGGAACAGGCACCACATTGAGAGAGTGGAGATTGTACTGAAGGAGACCCTGGATGCCAGAG GTCGTATTCCCTTCTATGACCAGTACGGTGTGATCAGAGACGTGATACAGAACCACCTGACTGAGGTCATGACCCTTCTGACCATGAGGCTCCCAGACAACCTGAGCGACGTGAAGGAGGTCCTCAGGAACAAGCTGAAGATCTTCAGTGCCTTGCAGCACCTGGACAGGAATTGTGCTACCATTGGTCAGTACCAGAACTACAATCTAGAGGTACAGGAAGAACTGAACAAAACAAAGGAGTACTACAGCCTCACCCCCACCTTTGCTG GTATCATGGTGCATATTGACATTGCCCAGTACGAGAAAATGCCAATCATCCTGACCTCAGGGAAGATGCTGGATGAGCGCTTAGGCTATGCTCGCATTTTGTTCAAGAATGACATCTTCTGTGTCCAGAGCCATAACAGTGTCCACTGCAAGCCTAAGCAGATTGTGTTCTACTTTGGCCACGGCACTCTGCAGTACCCAGCCATTCTCGTGAGTAAGAACCTGTTCAAGCCAGACCTGATGGACACTGAGTGGAAGGAGGTAACGGAACACAAAGATGTCAGTGTATTAGGTATGCCCATCTCTGACTACTATGTTCTGACACCAACGGTGCAGAGAGAGGCTTACGCAGAACTCATTTTGCACATCTTCCAAGGCCGGAAGGACAGCTTTATCAGTACTGAGAACCTGCTAGCCTCCTGGGGTTTCTGGACTCCTCTCCTGCACGGTCTGGCCAAAACCTCCCCCCGCCTGTACCCCGGGGGAGAGGACAATGGCAACATGCTGGACTTCAAACTGTTGGGACGGGAAGTGACCTTCGCCAATGAGGCTGTGGTCATGATCACCCAAGACCACATGGGCGGGTCTGGGGCGGAGAGCTTCCAAGTGATGCAGGGGAAGTACCGCAGCGCTGAAATGGTGTCTGCCTGGCCCGAGGAGCTCATCGTGCGGCTGGCCACAGACCTGCAGGCTGCAGCGGAGAAAGCGGTAAGGGAGGAAGGCCGCTTCCACCTGGCCCTCTCCGGGGGTTCCAGTCCCCTAGCTCTGTTCCAGAGGCTGGCCCGCCACCACTACTCCTTCCCCTGGAGGGACACCCACGTGTGGATGGTGGACGAGCGATGCGTGCCTCTCACAGAGTTGGACTCCAACTTCCGCACCCTGCACGACCACCTGCTCCAACATGTAAAGATGCCCTATTTCAACATCCACCCCATGCCTGTGCAGATGAACCAGCGGCTATGTGTGGAGGAGGATAGTGGAGCGCTGCTCTATGAGAGAGACATCAACCAGCTGGTTAACGCCTCCAGCTTCCACTTTGTCCTTCTAGGAGTGGGCTACGACGGCCATACCGCCTCCCTCTTCCCAGGCAGCAAGCTTGACGCCCATGGGGACAGTCTGGTAGCCCTCACCGAGAGCCCAGCCAAGCCTCACCAGCGTATGAGCCTCACCCTCAGGGCTATCAACCAGGCCCAGAAAGTAGGTGTGCTGGTGATGGGTAAGAGCAAACATGAGCTGGTCACCCAGCTCAGCCGAGTCAAGGACAACCCAAACAAGTGGCCCATCACTGGTATCTGGCCGACCAGAGGCAGGCTAGTATGGTACATAGACTATGATGCTCTTTTAGGATAG
- the LOC106582766 gene encoding uncharacterized protein → MDSPGHDATRGWGIIFTVVRTGKDVSSKLITSHFFYRVSSSMLTMLHYALVYMAYHTSRWLPRDERLKFQIINAVFVALVLIPQLFVLTRPKSSRYCQQPLLNNLTAFIVLSFMATGFAVTFTLIDPVPQSFRAAYHGFGLVSFVQGLCTIALTLTAQQCAKTTPELYYLSLVLSLTCILSTAFFLVKGGFWVKTNRLPRPCQRGNNG, encoded by the exons ATGGACAGCCCGGGGCATGATGCAACGCGTGGCTGGGGGATTATTTTCACAGTAGTCAGAACTGGAAAGGATGTGTCATCAAAACTCATCacctctcacttcttttacagaGTTTCTTCATCTATGCTGACAATGCTACATTACGCCTTAGTATACATGGCATATCATACCAGCAGATGGCTTCCACGGGATGAAAGGTTAAAATT TCAAATAATTAATGCAGTCTTTGTGGCACTAGTTCTCATCCCTCAATTGTTTGTTCTAACCAG ACCCAAATCTTCTAGATACTGCCAGCAGCCTCTTCTGAACAATCTCACTGCCTTCATTGTCCTGTCCTTCATGGCAACAG GTTTTGCAGTAACATTCACACTGATAGACCCAGTTCCCCAGAGCTTCAGGGCAGCCTACCATGGGTTTGGACTTGTATCTTTTGTCCAGGGACTATGCACCATCGCCCTGACTCTGACTGCACAACAGTGT GCGAAAACAACTCCTGAGCTGTACTATTTGTCCCTTGTTCTATCATTGACTTGTATCCTGAGTACAG CCTTCTTCTTGGTGAAGGGAGGATTCTGGGTAAAAACCAATCGGCTACCCAGGCCTTGCCAGAGAGGGAACAATGGCTAA
- the LOC106582767 gene encoding retinoid-binding protein 7, with protein MPIDYSGTWDMTSNEHFEGYMVALGIDFATRKIANMLKPQKVIEQDSDSFTIKTLTTFKNYTVSFKIGEEFEEVTKAMDNRKVQTVVNWDHDKLVCVQKGEKKNRGWTHWIEGNELYLELTCEDKVCKQIYKKSA; from the exons ATGCCTATCGACTACAGTGGCACATGGGACATGACTAGTAATGAACACTTTGAAGGTTACATGGTTGCTCTTG GCATTGATTTTGCAACACGCAAGATTGCAAACATGTTGAAGCCGCAGAAAGTGATTGAACAAGACAGTGATTCTTTCACCATCAAGACACTCACTACCTTCAAAAACTACACAGTCTCATTCAAGATTGGGGAAGAGTTTGAGGAGGTGACCAAAGCCATGGATAACAGAAAAGTCCAG ACGGTGGTCAACTGGGACCATGATAAACTAGTGTGTGTTcagaagggagagaagaagaacagAGGGTGGACGCACTGGATAGAAGGAAATGAGCTCTATCTG GAACTCACCTGTGAGGATAAAGTCTGcaagcaaatttataaaaagagTGCTTGA
- the LOC106582768 gene encoding TAR DNA-binding protein 43 produces the protein MAELYIRVAEEENEEPMEIPSEDDGSVLLSTVAAQFPGACGLRFRSPVSQCMRGVRLVEGILHAPENGWGNLVYVVNYPKDNKRKMDEIDAASAVKMKRGDMKTSDLIVLGLPWKTTEQDLKDYFSTFGEVIMVQVKRDVKTGNSKGFGFVRFTEYETQDKVISQRHMIDGRWCDCKLPNSKQGPDEPMRSRKVFVGRCTEDLSADELRQFFMQYGEVTDVFIPKPFRAFAFVSFADDQVASSLCGEDLIIKGVSVHISNAEPKHGSRQMTERAGRFGNGFGAQGFGSNRTGLGSSASSNMANFGNFSLNPAMMAAAQAALQSSWGMMGMLASQQGQTATSGTTSTGQTNSTRDQSQAYSTGNSNYGTNSASLGWGTGSNATASGSGFSSGFGSSMESKSSGWGM, from the exons ATGGCAGAGTTGTACATTCGTGTGGCCGAAGAAGAGAATGAGGAGCCCATGGAGATCCCTTCTGAGGATGATGGCTCTGTGTTGCTTTCTACCGTGGCAGCTCAGTTTCCTGGGGCCTGCGGCCTACGATTCAGGAGTCCTGTTTCACAGTGCATGAGAGGGGTCCGTTTGGTGGAAGGGATTCTTCATGCGCCTGAGAACGGCTGGGGCAATCTAGTCTATGTCGTCAATTATCCCAAAG ACAATAAAAGGAAAATGGATGAGATCGATGCCGCCTCTGCTGTGAAGATGAAGAGAGGTGACATGAAGACATCTGATCTGATTGTactggggttgccatggaagaCAACTGAACAGGACCTGAAAGATTACTTCAGCACCTTTGGGGAAGTCATCATGGTGCAG GTGAAACGAGATGTGAAGACTGGAAACTCAAAGGGGTTTGGCTTTGTGAGGTTTACTGAGTATGAGACTCAAGACAAAGTGATCTCACAACGCCACATGATTGATGGAAGATGGTGTGACTGCAAACTCCCCAACTCCAAG CAAGGTCCAGATGAGCCCATGAGAAGCAGGAAAGTGTTTGTAGGCCGTTGCACTGAAGACTTGTCCGCTGATGAACTGCGACAGTTCTTCATGCAGTATGGTGAGGTCACTGACGTCTTCATCCCCAAGCCCTTCCGTGCCTTTGCCTTCGTCAGCTTTGCCGATGACCAG GTTGCCAGTTCCCTATGTGGAGAGGACCTGATTATTAAGGGGGTCAGCGTGCACATCTCAAATGCTGAGCCAAAGCACGGCAGTAGGCAGATGACGGAGCGAGCAGGGCGGTTTGGAAACGGGTTTGGGGCTCAGGGCTTTGGTAGTAACCGCACAGGGTTAGGGAGCAGCGCCAGTAGTAATATGGCTAATTTTGGTAACTTTAGTCTGAACCCTGCCATGATGGCTGCTGCTCAGGCTGCCCTACAGAGCAGTTGGGGAATGATGGGTATGTTGGCTAGTCAGCAAGGGCAAACTGCCACCTCAGGCACCACCTCCACTGGGCAGACTAACTCCACCAGGGATCAGAGCCAGGCCTACAGCACAGGCAACAGTAACTACGGCACCAACTCAGCCAGTCTAGGTTGGGGTACCGGTTCTAACGCAACAGCCAGTGGTAGTGGGTTTAGCTCAGGATTTGGCTCCAGTATGGAGTCAAAGTCTTCCGGGTGGGGTATGTGA